In Burkholderiales bacterium, the following proteins share a genomic window:
- a CDS encoding DUF4124 domain-containing protein codes for MGTSLYRTSLLVVACAIALPALADIYTWTDERGTTVISDTPPANARRVTDLQVVVREEKKSGKRAGARDATPTEQKLLDRIDNLERQVRSQSQTYSSAPAVAPSPPPAVSYYTTPPAPPAYYDPYYYDSGYYPGYYPSYYPSYYPAYSFGWPGAVIVGRSFVGHRHHGHFGNRAFVTSRGAVAARGRR; via the coding sequence GTGGGCACTTCTTTATACCGCACGTCGCTCCTCGTCGTCGCCTGCGCGATCGCGCTGCCCGCGCTCGCCGATATCTACACGTGGACCGACGAGCGCGGCACCACGGTGATCTCGGACACGCCGCCGGCGAACGCCAGGCGCGTGACCGACCTCCAGGTGGTGGTGCGCGAGGAGAAGAAGAGCGGCAAGCGCGCCGGCGCGCGCGACGCGACGCCCACCGAGCAGAAGTTGCTCGACCGCATCGACAACCTCGAACGACAAGTGAGATCCCAATCGCAGACTTACAGCTCGGCGCCCGCGGTGGCGCCCTCACCGCCGCCGGCGGTGAGCTACTACACCACACCGCCCGCACCTCCGGCTTATTACGATCCGTATTACTACGATTCCGGCTACTACCCCGGTTATTACCCGAGCTATTACCCCAGCTATTACCCGGCGTATTCGTTCGGTTGGCCGGGCGCGGTGATCGTCGGACGCAGCTTCGTGGGGCATCGTCACCACGGTCACTTCGGCAACAGGGCATTCGTCACGTCGCGCGGTGCGGTGGCGGCGCGCGGCAGGCGTTGA
- a CDS encoding tripartite tricarboxylate transporter substrate binding protein: protein MRAALALVAALIAAPAVAQPYPTRPIRLVIPSPPGGGTDTLGRLLKEGFTESWGQPIVVDNRGGASGRIAAAAVAKANPDGHTLLFTYGGVLATGLPLFKKLPYHPIRDFAPVAMMAHIPGVLVAHPSFPAKTLAELIKLAKAKPGALTYGTASLGATSHLNMELLKQMAGLDMHGVSYNGDAPQIVALLGGHVLFGFVNTAAAMPHMQSGKLRPIAVATAQRNPALPDVPSVAEAGVPGYEALLFYCLVAPARTPGEVIAKLNDAVTRTKHAPAVKQALASLGAVPVDMTPPELGAFIERELAKWTRVIEQGNIKAD, encoded by the coding sequence GTGAGAGCCGCGCTCGCCCTCGTCGCCGCGCTCATCGCCGCGCCCGCAGTCGCGCAGCCGTATCCGACGCGTCCGATCCGCCTCGTGATCCCGTCGCCGCCCGGCGGCGGGACCGACACGCTCGGACGGCTGCTCAAGGAAGGCTTCACCGAATCGTGGGGCCAGCCGATCGTCGTCGACAACCGCGGCGGCGCCAGCGGTCGCATCGCGGCGGCGGCAGTGGCGAAAGCGAACCCGGACGGCCACACCCTGCTCTTCACCTACGGCGGCGTGCTGGCGACGGGGCTCCCGCTCTTCAAGAAGCTGCCGTATCACCCGATCCGGGACTTCGCGCCCGTCGCGATGATGGCGCACATACCCGGCGTGCTCGTCGCGCATCCTTCGTTCCCGGCGAAGACGCTCGCCGAGCTGATCAAGCTCGCCAAGGCGAAGCCGGGCGCGCTCACCTACGGCACCGCCAGCCTCGGCGCGACCTCGCACCTCAACATGGAACTGCTGAAGCAGATGGCCGGGCTCGACATGCACGGCGTCTCGTACAACGGCGACGCGCCGCAGATCGTCGCGCTGCTCGGCGGTCACGTGCTCTTCGGCTTCGTGAACACTGCCGCGGCGATGCCGCACATGCAGTCGGGCAAGCTGCGCCCGATCGCGGTGGCCACCGCGCAGCGCAATCCCGCGCTGCCCGACGTGCCCTCGGTCGCCGAAGCCGGCGTGCCCGGTTACGAGGCGCTGCTCTTCTACTGCCTCGTGGCGCCGGCCCGCACGCCGGGCGAGGTGATTGCGAAGCTCAACGATGCGGTGACCAGGACCAAGCATGCGCCCGCCGTGAAACAGGCGCTCGCATCGCTCGGCGCGGTGCCGGTCGACATGACGCCGCCGGAGCTCGGGGCTTTCATCGAGCGCGAGCTCGCGAAATGGACTCGCGTGATAGAGCAGGGCAACATAAAAGCGGACTAA
- a CDS encoding tripartite tricarboxylate transporter substrate binding protein yields the protein MSLLAMTAVAYAQEYPSRPVRVIVPFPPGGPNDLVVRPVAPRLQEYLGQPFVVDNRAGANGIIGSELVAKAPPDGHSLLVISSSFTINPATHAKLPFDPLKDFAPVISLATSDIILVVNPTVPSKTVKEFVALAKSRPGKLNYASSGTGGSLHLAGELLKMTSGINMVHVPYKGAALALSDVVGGHVDSMFIAVPPVLPQLKSGRLRILAVASAKRASSLPDVPTFIEAGLPDVKVDSRYGLLTGAHVPAAVIAKLGAATAKALALPDVREKLAAMGMDASGMPAQEYAAYLREDVAKWKKVVAAAKLPPME from the coding sequence ATGTCGCTCCTCGCAATGACGGCCGTGGCGTACGCGCAGGAGTACCCCTCCAGGCCCGTCCGCGTCATCGTGCCTTTCCCGCCGGGCGGTCCCAACGATCTCGTCGTGCGGCCCGTCGCGCCGCGGCTCCAGGAATATCTCGGCCAGCCGTTCGTCGTCGACAACCGCGCGGGCGCGAACGGCATCATCGGCAGCGAGCTCGTGGCCAAGGCGCCGCCGGACGGCCATTCGCTGCTGGTGATCTCGTCGTCGTTCACGATCAATCCGGCGACCCACGCGAAGCTTCCGTTCGATCCGCTGAAGGATTTCGCGCCGGTCATCTCGCTCGCGACGAGCGACATCATCCTCGTCGTCAATCCGACGGTGCCGTCGAAGACCGTCAAGGAATTCGTCGCACTGGCGAAGTCGCGTCCGGGCAAGCTCAACTACGCGTCGTCCGGCACGGGCGGCTCGCTGCACCTCGCCGGCGAGCTGCTCAAGATGACGAGCGGCATCAACATGGTCCACGTGCCTTACAAGGGCGCAGCGCTCGCGCTGTCGGACGTGGTCGGCGGCCACGTGGATTCGATGTTCATCGCGGTGCCGCCGGTGCTGCCGCAGTTGAAGAGCGGCCGGCTGCGCATCCTCGCGGTCGCGAGCGCGAAACGGGCGTCGTCGCTGCCCGATGTGCCGACGTTCATCGAAGCGGGACTGCCGGACGTGAAAGTCGATTCGCGTTACGGCCTGCTCACCGGCGCTCACGTGCCCGCCGCGGTGATCGCGAAGCTCGGCGCCGCGACCGCCAAAGCGCTCGCGCTGCCCGACGTGCGCGAGAAGCTCGCCGCGATGGGCATGGACGCTTCGGGGATGCCCGCGCAGGAATACGCGGCTTATCTGCGCGAGGACGTCGCGAAGTGGAAGAAGGTGGTCGCAGCGGCGAAGCTGCCGCCGATGGAATGA
- a CDS encoding aldehyde dehydrogenase family protein — translation MSDIRSEIVHDTLGALGLVKENPAAYDGTRWMSGERSFASIDPSCAEPIARAGACGAADYESLMQAAVEKARAWRAVPAPQRGEVVRLIGAELRQYKDALGTLISLETGKIKAEGDGEVQEMIDIADFAVGQSRMLYGKTMHSERPHHRLYEQWHPLGVVGVITAFNFPAAVWSWNAFIAAVCGNVVVWKPSPKAPLTALAVRHIVNRALHASPHRGVFPLFISDDAALSQQFVADPRVDLVSFTGSSAVGRSVAQAVSGRFGKYLLECSGNNAVIVDETADVELALRAILFGAVGTAGQRCTTTRRLIAHERVYDTLCARLADAYRKVSIGDPLQTRTLMGPLIDADALERYRSAISALRELGAEIACGGNALARPGYFVEPTLVHAKPDWALVHRETFAPILYAMRYSAIEEAIAINNAVPQGLSSSLFTRDLRTAERFLSAAGSDCGIANVNVGTSGAEIGGAFGGEKETGGGREAGSDAWQAYMRRQTNTINWGTDLPLAQGIQFNAGE, via the coding sequence ATGTCGGATATCCGTAGCGAGATCGTTCACGACACGCTCGGTGCGCTCGGGCTCGTCAAGGAGAATCCTGCTGCTTATGACGGGACGCGCTGGATGAGCGGCGAACGCTCGTTCGCGTCGATCGATCCGTCGTGCGCCGAGCCGATCGCGCGCGCCGGCGCATGTGGCGCGGCCGACTACGAATCCTTGATGCAGGCCGCGGTCGAGAAAGCGCGCGCGTGGCGCGCGGTGCCGGCGCCGCAGCGCGGCGAGGTCGTGCGCCTGATCGGCGCGGAGCTGCGGCAATACAAGGACGCGCTGGGCACGCTGATCTCGCTCGAGACCGGCAAGATCAAGGCGGAAGGCGACGGCGAAGTGCAGGAGATGATCGACATCGCCGATTTCGCGGTCGGGCAGTCGCGCATGCTCTACGGCAAGACGATGCACTCCGAACGTCCCCACCACCGGCTCTACGAGCAATGGCATCCGCTCGGCGTGGTCGGCGTGATCACCGCGTTCAACTTCCCGGCGGCGGTTTGGTCGTGGAACGCGTTCATCGCCGCGGTGTGCGGGAACGTCGTGGTGTGGAAGCCTTCGCCGAAAGCGCCGCTGACCGCGCTCGCGGTCCGGCACATCGTCAATCGTGCGCTGCACGCTTCCCCGCATCGCGGCGTCTTCCCGCTCTTCATCAGCGACGATGCGGCGCTCTCGCAGCAGTTTGTCGCCGACCCGCGCGTCGACCTGGTGTCGTTCACCGGGTCGAGCGCGGTCGGACGGAGCGTCGCGCAGGCGGTGAGCGGGCGCTTCGGCAAGTATCTGCTCGAATGCTCGGGCAACAACGCGGTGATCGTCGACGAGACCGCCGATGTGGAGCTCGCATTGCGCGCGATCCTGTTCGGCGCGGTCGGGACCGCGGGCCAGCGCTGCACCACCACGCGGCGGCTGATCGCGCACGAGCGCGTGTACGACACGCTGTGTGCCCGCCTCGCGGATGCGTATCGCAAAGTGAGCATCGGCGATCCGCTCCAGACGCGCACGCTGATGGGCCCGCTGATCGATGCCGATGCGCTCGAACGCTATCGCTCGGCGATCTCTGCGCTGCGCGAGCTCGGCGCGGAGATCGCCTGCGGCGGCAACGCGCTCGCCCGGCCGGGATACTTCGTCGAGCCGACGCTGGTGCACGCCAAGCCCGACTGGGCGCTCGTCCACCGCGAGACGTTCGCGCCGATCCTGTACGCGATGCGCTATTCGGCGATCGAAGAAGCGATCGCGATCAACAACGCCGTGCCGCAGGGTCTGTCGTCGTCGCTCTTTACGCGGGACCTGCGCACCGCCGAGCGCTTCCTGTCGGCAGCGGGCAGCGACTGCGGCATCGCCAACGTCAACGTCGGAACGTCCGGCGCGGAGATCGGCGGCGCGTTCGGCGGGGAGAAAGAGACCGGCGGCGGCCGCGAAGCGGGCTCCGACGCATGGCAGGCCTACATGCGCCGGCAGACGAACACGATCAACTGGGGCACCGACCTGCCGCTGGCGCAGGGAATTCAGTTCAACGCGGGGGAGTGA
- the rocD gene encoding ornithine--oxo-acid transaminase — MNDTPLMGSTAPMALERRYGAHNYEPLPVVLVRGERVHLWDDQGRRYIDMMGAYSAVSLGHAHPRILAALREQAERLCVTSRAYYNDRLPYLLERLCEITGQDLAIPANTGLEAVEAALKAARKWGNKVKGIPSERVEIIACRGNFHGRSIAIVAFSTEPQYRDGFGPFPPGFRTIPFGDAHALERAITDDTAAFLVEPIQGEAGIIPPPPGYLRECARICRERNVLLICDEVQTGLGRTGRVLACEHEGVKPDGIILGKALGGGVLPVSAFCARHDVLGVFRPGDHGSTFAGNPLSSAVALEALAVLEDEHLADRAAELGDYLFGRLHAARLPLVKEVRGKGLLIGVEIDPAYASAHEVCLKLLEHGVLSKDTHETVVRLAPPLVITREEIDEALEALRAALVEIEEEATCDVGYP; from the coding sequence ATGAACGACACCCCCCTGATGGGCTCGACCGCGCCGATGGCGCTCGAACGGCGGTACGGCGCCCACAACTACGAACCTTTACCGGTCGTCCTCGTGCGCGGCGAGCGCGTGCACCTGTGGGACGACCAGGGCCGGCGCTACATCGATATGATGGGCGCGTATTCTGCAGTCAGTCTCGGCCACGCCCATCCGCGCATCCTTGCTGCACTGCGTGAGCAGGCGGAACGGCTGTGCGTCACGTCCCGCGCGTATTACAACGACCGCCTGCCGTATCTGCTCGAGCGCCTGTGCGAGATCACCGGCCAGGACCTGGCGATCCCCGCGAACACCGGCCTCGAAGCGGTCGAAGCCGCGCTCAAGGCCGCGCGCAAATGGGGCAACAAGGTCAAAGGCATCCCGTCGGAGCGCGTGGAGATCATCGCGTGTCGCGGCAACTTCCACGGCCGCTCGATCGCCATCGTCGCGTTTTCCACCGAGCCTCAGTATCGCGACGGCTTCGGTCCTTTTCCGCCGGGCTTCCGCACGATCCCCTTCGGCGACGCTCACGCGCTCGAGCGAGCGATCACCGACGACACCGCCGCTTTCCTCGTCGAGCCGATCCAGGGCGAGGCGGGCATCATTCCGCCGCCGCCCGGTTATCTCAGAGAGTGCGCGCGCATCTGCCGCGAGCGCAACGTGCTGCTCATCTGCGACGAAGTGCAGACCGGCCTCGGCCGCACCGGCCGCGTGCTCGCGTGCGAGCACGAGGGCGTGAAGCCCGACGGCATCATTCTCGGCAAGGCGCTCGGCGGCGGCGTGCTGCCCGTCTCGGCGTTCTGCGCGCGCCATGACGTGCTCGGCGTCTTCAGGCCGGGCGACCACGGCAGCACGTTCGCGGGCAATCCGTTGTCGTCGGCGGTCGCGCTCGAAGCGCTGGCGGTGCTCGAGGACGAGCATCTGGCCGACCGCGCCGCGGAGCTCGGCGACTACCTGTTCGGCAGGCTGCACGCGGCCAGGCTGCCGCTCGTGAAAGAGGTCCGCGGCAAGGGACTGCTGATCGGCGTCGAGATCGATCCCGCGTACGCGAGCGCGCACGAGGTGTGCCTCAAGCTGCTCGAGCACGGCGTGCTCTCGAAAGACACCCACGAGACCGTGGTGCGGCTGGCGCCCCCGCTCGTGATCACGCGCGAAGAGATCGACGAAGCGCTCGAAGCGCTGCGCGCTGCGCTGGTCGAAATCGAAGAAGAGGCGACCTGCGATGTCGGATATCCGTAG
- a CDS encoding tripartite tricarboxylate transporter substrate-binding protein: protein MWTRYLIGALAVGACSHSAAQTYPTKPIRIVTSPAGGGNDFPARLIATHLAKPLGQQLIVDNRPTVLIADIVAKSPPDGHTLLVTGSAHWIGPLVEKVNYDPIRDFAPITLIDRAPSVLVVHPSMPVKTVKQLVALAKAKPGQLNFSVGGPGTSNFIGAVMFNHIANVNVVRIPYKGTGPALQAVMAGEVHAMFGSAGGAAPLVKAGRLRALAVGSAQPSPLAPGVPTLIASGLPDFISEALHALYAPAGTPPAIVAKLNQEVSRYLLLPETKELFLRAGIEVAPGTPEELTAIVKSEVARVDKIFKAAKVGVQ from the coding sequence ATGTGGACCCGGTATCTCATCGGCGCGCTCGCGGTCGGCGCGTGCAGTCACTCAGCCGCGCAAACGTACCCGACCAAACCGATACGCATCGTGACCTCGCCGGCCGGCGGCGGTAACGATTTTCCCGCGCGGCTCATCGCGACCCATCTCGCCAAGCCGCTCGGCCAGCAGCTCATCGTCGACAACCGGCCGACCGTGCTGATCGCCGACATCGTCGCGAAGTCGCCGCCCGACGGCCACACGCTGCTCGTCACCGGCAGCGCGCACTGGATAGGGCCGCTCGTCGAGAAAGTGAACTACGATCCGATCCGCGACTTCGCGCCGATTACGCTGATCGACCGCGCGCCGAGCGTGCTCGTCGTGCACCCGTCGATGCCGGTGAAGACGGTGAAGCAGCTCGTCGCGCTCGCCAAGGCGAAGCCCGGCCAGCTCAACTTCTCGGTGGGCGGGCCCGGCACCTCGAACTTCATCGGCGCGGTGATGTTCAACCACATCGCAAATGTGAACGTGGTGCGCATTCCGTACAAGGGCACCGGTCCGGCGCTGCAGGCGGTGATGGCCGGCGAAGTGCATGCGATGTTCGGATCGGCGGGCGGCGCCGCGCCGCTCGTCAAAGCGGGACGGCTGCGCGCGCTCGCGGTCGGCAGCGCTCAGCCTTCGCCGCTCGCGCCCGGCGTGCCGACGCTGATCGCTTCGGGCCTGCCGGATTTCATCTCCGAAGCGCTGCACGCGCTGTACGCGCCGGCGGGAACGCCGCCGGCGATCGTCGCGAAGCTCAACCAGGAAGTGTCGCGCTACCTCCTGCTGCCCGAGACGAAAGAGCTCTTTCTCAGGGCCGGCATCGAGGTGGCGCCGGGAACGCCCGAAGAGCTGACCGCGATCGTGAAATCCGAGGTCGCGCGGGTCGACAAGATTTTCAAAGCCGCAAAGGTGGGGGTCCAATGA
- a CDS encoding Gfo/Idh/MocA family oxidoreductase, translating into MASSAPLRVGFIGAAGRWGPRAHIPALKQLSDIDLYAFCTAHADTAQAAAEQHGVPRAYGDDQLMNANKEVEAVCVAVRVPKHFELTRNALEAGKHVYCEWPLGATLQETEELAKIAREMNVRTMVGLQRRASPAYMRMRELVQEGYVGKVLSVHMMQMGSGVLTRTSDRTWQKDVKLGANTLTITFGHSMDALCMVAGELTEVAAVVSTQVPQWRESDTGKFVDVTSPDNILLSGRLESGAVVSAHVGVHPYHGSGYRLEVYGTKGALAIIGGGEAGQEAKRMLMGGREDDKSMQPLEIPERLKWVPEGVRTLKEGYDVGQMWVNFAKAIRTGERIEPDFDSAVRRHRMLDAIQRASETGQRQKIAL; encoded by the coding sequence ATGGCCAGTTCCGCACCGCTTCGAGTCGGTTTCATCGGCGCCGCCGGGCGCTGGGGCCCGCGCGCTCACATCCCGGCGCTCAAGCAGCTCTCGGACATCGACCTCTACGCGTTCTGCACCGCGCACGCCGACACCGCGCAGGCGGCGGCGGAGCAGCACGGCGTGCCGCGCGCGTACGGCGACGACCAGCTCATGAACGCGAACAAGGAAGTCGAAGCGGTGTGCGTCGCGGTGCGCGTGCCCAAGCATTTCGAGCTCACCAGGAACGCGCTCGAAGCGGGCAAGCACGTGTACTGCGAATGGCCGCTGGGCGCGACGCTCCAGGAGACCGAGGAGCTCGCGAAGATCGCGCGCGAGATGAACGTGCGGACCATGGTCGGCCTGCAGCGTCGCGCTTCGCCCGCGTACATGCGCATGCGCGAGCTGGTGCAGGAAGGCTACGTCGGCAAGGTGCTGTCGGTGCACATGATGCAGATGGGCAGCGGCGTGCTCACGCGCACGTCCGACCGCACGTGGCAGAAAGACGTCAAGCTCGGCGCGAACACGCTCACCATCACCTTCGGCCATTCGATGGACGCGCTGTGCATGGTGGCGGGCGAGCTCACCGAAGTCGCGGCGGTGGTGAGCACGCAGGTGCCGCAGTGGCGCGAGAGCGATACCGGGAAGTTCGTCGACGTGACTTCCCCGGACAACATCCTGCTGTCGGGGCGGCTCGAGAGCGGCGCGGTCGTCAGCGCGCACGTCGGCGTGCATCCGTATCACGGCAGCGGTTACCGGCTGGAGGTCTACGGAACCAAAGGCGCGCTCGCCATCATCGGCGGCGGCGAAGCGGGACAGGAAGCCAAGCGCATGCTGATGGGCGGCCGCGAAGACGACAAGTCGATGCAGCCCCTGGAAATCCCCGAGCGCCTGAAGTGGGTGCCCGAAGGCGTGCGCACCTTGAAAGAGGGTTACGACGTCGGGCAGATGTGGGTGAACTTCGCGAAGGCTATACGCACCGGCGAGCGCATCGAGCCCGATTTCGATTCGGCGGTGCGCCGCCACCGGATGCTCGACGCGATCCAGCGCGCGTCGGAGACCGGCCAGCGCCAGAAGATCGCGCTGTAA
- a CDS encoding LLM class flavin-dependent oxidoreductase, which yields MDVGTFLLMQSPMARSSEEVYARGIEQAQAAESLGYRNTWLGEHHFSTYGYLSRPVQLATYIAAKTTTLRVGTAVIVVPLHHPLLIAEEVAMLDILSNGRLDIGLGRGYQRYEFERLGLKLDTSGERWNESIDVLLRAFAGEPFSYEGKIFNIPETSIFPKNTQKPHPPIWVTAQSPYAIEATVKRGFNVLTGGFGVPLERLAEFGRIFNKVVDEVKPPKKPLVGVQRAVYVTKDPADAREAAEQARWNMRVTLSLRNNYERVEGGKAIPVPAKTEPTIDELLDRYLVIGTPDEVIRQIRRVQEVVGISHFNCSFWIGDLSQQRVLKSMELFAKEVMPAFH from the coding sequence ATGGATGTCGGTACGTTTCTGCTGATGCAGTCCCCGATGGCGCGCTCGTCCGAAGAGGTCTACGCGCGCGGGATCGAACAGGCGCAGGCGGCCGAGAGCCTCGGCTATCGCAACACCTGGCTCGGCGAGCACCACTTCTCCACGTACGGCTATCTGTCGCGCCCGGTGCAGCTCGCGACCTACATCGCGGCGAAGACCACGACGCTGCGCGTCGGCACCGCGGTCATCGTCGTGCCGCTGCACCATCCGCTGCTGATCGCGGAAGAGGTGGCGATGCTCGACATCCTCTCCAACGGGCGTCTCGACATCGGCCTCGGCCGCGGCTACCAGCGCTACGAGTTCGAGCGGCTCGGCCTGAAGCTCGACACCAGCGGCGAGCGCTGGAACGAATCGATCGACGTCCTGCTGCGCGCGTTCGCGGGCGAGCCTTTCAGCTACGAGGGAAAGATCTTCAACATCCCCGAGACCTCGATCTTCCCGAAGAACACCCAGAAACCGCATCCGCCGATCTGGGTCACCGCGCAAAGCCCGTACGCCATCGAGGCGACGGTCAAGCGCGGCTTCAACGTGCTCACCGGAGGCTTCGGCGTGCCGCTGGAGCGGCTCGCGGAGTTCGGCAGGATCTTCAACAAGGTGGTCGACGAAGTGAAGCCGCCGAAGAAGCCGCTGGTTGGAGTGCAGCGCGCGGTCTACGTCACCAAGGACCCCGCCGACGCGCGCGAAGCCGCCGAGCAGGCGCGCTGGAACATGCGCGTGACGCTCAGCCTTCGCAACAACTACGAGCGCGTCGAAGGCGGCAAGGCCATACCGGTGCCCGCAAAGACCGAACCGACGATCGACGAGCTGCTCGACCGCTATCTCGTCATCGGCACGCCCGACGAAGTCATCCGCCAGATCCGCCGCGTGCAGGAGGTCGTCGGCATCTCGCATTTCAACTGCAGCTTCTGGATCGGCGACCTCTCGCAGCAGCGGGTGCTGAAGTCGATGGAGCTTTTCGCGAAGGAGGTCATGCCGGCGTTTCACTGA
- a CDS encoding glutathione S-transferase family protein → MLTLYGAAKSRGLRTLWMLGELGLEYDHKAYLPRSPETKTPEYRALNANGRVPTIDDDGFILSESMAINFYLAKKHGKLYPSDPKNEALALQWSLWETDRLDRQLVNYVRHSSELPEAERKKDIADAMWKEVTESFDVLETALGQSQWLAGPEFSVGDLNVASALFRALSLDLSKWPKLKAWLTKSWDRPAAQRAKAMRG, encoded by the coding sequence ATGCTCACACTTTATGGCGCCGCCAAATCGCGCGGCCTGCGCACGCTGTGGATGCTCGGAGAGCTCGGTCTGGAATACGATCACAAGGCGTACCTGCCGCGCTCGCCGGAGACCAAGACGCCGGAATACCGCGCGCTCAACGCCAACGGCCGCGTGCCGACGATCGACGACGACGGCTTCATCCTGTCGGAGTCGATGGCGATCAACTTCTATCTCGCGAAGAAGCACGGCAAGCTCTATCCGTCCGATCCGAAGAACGAAGCGCTCGCCCTGCAATGGAGCCTGTGGGAAACCGACCGCCTCGACCGCCAGCTCGTGAACTATGTCCGGCACTCGAGCGAGCTGCCCGAGGCCGAGCGCAAGAAGGACATCGCCGACGCGATGTGGAAGGAAGTGACCGAATCGTTCGACGTGCTCGAGACCGCGCTGGGCCAGTCGCAGTGGCTCGCGGGACCGGAGTTCTCGGTGGGTGACCTCAACGTCGCCTCGGCGCTCTTCCGCGCGCTGTCACTCGATCTGTCGAAATGGCCGAAGCTCAAGGCGTGGCTGACCAAGTCGTGGGACCGCCCTGCCGCGCAGCGGGCGAAGGCGATGCGGGGGTGA
- a CDS encoding SDR family NAD(P)-dependent oxidoreductase produces MKELEGKVALIGGAGRNNGKAIALEFAREGADLILIARERKAELEAVAHECQSLGAKVMTALCDVSENDQVERMVKQGLDHFGRVDVLACTAGRRAHQDFWQISVEEWHKTFAVNLDSAFYLSRAVAPSMMKQKSGSILALGGMAAVTAQPQRAHVIASKHALYGFIKALAYELGPYNVRANLIALMTIENIRANPEWYGGHTGPTAEELEAIPLRRAGKNREVANVAVFLASDRSSYVTGDRILCGGGKYM; encoded by the coding sequence ATGAAGGAGCTCGAAGGGAAGGTCGCGCTCATCGGGGGCGCGGGACGCAACAACGGCAAGGCGATCGCGCTGGAGTTCGCGCGCGAAGGCGCGGATCTCATCCTGATCGCGCGCGAGCGCAAGGCGGAGCTCGAGGCCGTCGCGCACGAGTGCCAGTCGCTGGGCGCGAAGGTGATGACGGCGCTGTGCGACGTCAGCGAGAACGATCAGGTCGAGCGCATGGTGAAGCAGGGGCTCGACCATTTCGGCCGCGTCGACGTGCTGGCGTGCACCGCGGGCCGCCGCGCGCACCAGGATTTCTGGCAGATCAGCGTCGAGGAATGGCACAAGACGTTCGCGGTCAATCTCGACTCGGCGTTCTATCTCTCGCGGGCGGTCGCGCCGTCGATGATGAAGCAGAAGAGCGGCAGCATCCTCGCGCTCGGCGGCATGGCGGCGGTGACCGCGCAGCCGCAGCGCGCGCACGTCATCGCGTCGAAGCACGCGCTCTACGGCTTCATCAAGGCGCTCGCGTACGAGCTCGGGCCGTACAACGTCCGCGCGAACCTGATCGCGCTGATGACGATCGAGAACATCCGCGCGAACCCCGAATGGTACGGCGGCCACACCGGGCCGACGGCTGAAGAGCTCGAAGCGATACCGCTGCGGCGCGCCGGAAAGAACCGGGAAGTCGCCAACGTCGCGGTGTTCCTCGCGTCGGACCGATCGTCGTACGTGACCGGCGATCGCATCCTGTGCGGCGGCGGGAAATACATGTGA